A genomic window from Candidatus Methylacidiphilum fumarolicum includes:
- a CDS encoding ligand-binding sensor domain-containing protein, with protein sequence MNFLSKHSPTIILVIWVFFTIASTLRAIHPQRIVLDSYNDFAQGISESVEIKAEGSLVPSPYIEKIASLPAEQAWSILAEGMNGCLVGTSPEGKLFRVQKNSSYQLIAKFPEGNISALAMNNKGEIFVGTSPDGKIYKIKQNGQFEVFFDPKEKYIWSIICDDKSNMYVGTGTGGRIYKLTPDGKGEVYATLNETHVRCLLFYTEGTLLAGTANRGSIYKIFPGGKSVLFVDPEKEEINSLVAADHDTVYFSAVGKKKPSRIQNPLPQDNPQFFPEGSWMEGGGEMEEAKEFPSSKTLPLVSIKPTIPPRLSEIWKIEKNGVPYPIWSSKDFVFNILWFQNRLLIGSDSGGYVYSIDSNGKMDKLLKTGSNQNNAFALSGRQLFIASSNPVHIYVMEETQREREAVYRSWPIDAGSMAKWGSIKVEKEGNVEVLTRTGNTPRTEAGWYDWQPLVGDHCMSPRGRFLQFELRLGKNAKVSRVEIACLPDNIPPKIELLKILPSGISYTSLTMPPPPPPTKTLDQLLSHDEKPSDFEIQGMPARFQLKESRGLRTVVWKAIDPDGDNLKYSIYFRPQSSSQWTLLVKDLEESLFSWDTTGWPDGFYVLKIEASDEKDNPIGMGLSATLESRPFFVDNTPPQIRILNKSTSGVSIAVSDEGSGLKTVEISEDGKNFTSLYPKEGILDFQKEEFFIPFSLEKKILFIRAEDESGNISNALISN encoded by the coding sequence ATGAATTTTCTCTCTAAGCACTCACCAACAATAATTCTTGTCATTTGGGTTTTTTTTACAATTGCAAGCACACTGCGGGCAATCCATCCCCAAAGAATCGTTTTAGATAGCTATAATGATTTTGCTCAAGGCATATCAGAAAGTGTGGAAATAAAAGCCGAAGGCTCTCTTGTTCCCTCTCCTTATATCGAAAAGATTGCCAGCCTTCCTGCTGAACAAGCCTGGTCAATTTTAGCTGAAGGCATGAACGGCTGTCTTGTCGGAACATCTCCGGAAGGAAAACTATTCCGAGTGCAAAAAAATAGCTCCTATCAATTGATTGCCAAATTCCCTGAAGGCAATATTTCGGCTTTAGCAATGAACAACAAAGGAGAAATTTTTGTTGGAACTTCCCCTGACGGTAAAATCTATAAAATCAAGCAGAACGGTCAGTTCGAAGTTTTTTTCGATCCAAAAGAAAAATACATCTGGAGTATCATTTGCGATGACAAATCGAACATGTATGTCGGGACAGGGACTGGAGGAAGAATTTATAAATTGACTCCAGATGGCAAAGGAGAAGTGTATGCCACTCTAAATGAGACGCATGTTCGCTGTTTGCTTTTCTACACGGAAGGAACACTACTTGCAGGGACAGCAAACAGGGGGTCTATTTATAAGATCTTTCCAGGAGGCAAATCGGTTCTGTTTGTGGATCCTGAAAAAGAGGAAATTAACAGTCTTGTAGCGGCAGATCACGACACGGTTTATTTTTCTGCAGTTGGGAAGAAAAAACCGTCTAGGATACAAAATCCATTGCCTCAGGATAATCCTCAGTTTTTTCCAGAAGGTAGTTGGATGGAAGGTGGCGGAGAAATGGAGGAGGCTAAAGAATTTCCCAGCTCAAAGACATTGCCCCTTGTCTCAATCAAACCAACCATTCCCCCGAGACTTTCAGAAATCTGGAAAATAGAAAAGAATGGAGTTCCCTATCCAATTTGGAGTAGTAAGGATTTCGTTTTCAACATTCTTTGGTTTCAAAACAGGCTTCTTATCGGTTCGGATTCGGGTGGTTATGTCTACTCGATAGATTCCAACGGGAAAATGGATAAACTGCTAAAAACAGGATCCAATCAAAATAATGCCTTTGCTTTATCTGGTAGGCAGCTATTTATTGCTTCCAGCAATCCTGTTCATATTTATGTGATGGAAGAAACACAACGGGAAAGAGAAGCAGTCTATCGTTCCTGGCCAATTGACGCCGGTTCAATGGCTAAATGGGGTTCTATCAAAGTGGAAAAAGAAGGGAATGTAGAGGTGCTGACCAGAACTGGTAATACACCTAGAACGGAAGCTGGATGGTATGACTGGCAACCGCTTGTTGGCGATCATTGTATGAGTCCCCGTGGGAGATTTTTGCAGTTTGAATTAAGACTTGGGAAAAATGCGAAAGTCAGCCGCGTGGAGATTGCCTGTCTTCCTGACAATATTCCTCCTAAAATTGAACTGTTAAAAATCCTTCCCTCTGGGATTTCTTACACCAGCTTAACCATGCCTCCCCCACCCCCTCCAACTAAAACCCTTGATCAGCTTCTTTCTCACGATGAGAAGCCTTCTGATTTTGAAATCCAAGGCATGCCAGCTCGTTTCCAACTTAAGGAAAGTCGAGGATTGCGTACCGTCGTTTGGAAAGCTATTGACCCGGATGGCGACAACCTTAAATACAGCATTTATTTTAGACCTCAGTCTTCTAGCCAATGGACATTGCTAGTTAAAGATTTAGAAGAAAGTCTATTCAGTTGGGACACGACTGGATGGCCTGATGGATTTTACGTCTTAAAAATTGAAGCTTCTGACGAAAAGGATAATCCAATAGGCATGGGGTTGTCAGCAACTCTAGAAAGTAGACCATTTTTTGTCGATAACACCCCGCCACAGATTCGGATCCTCAATAAATCGACTAGTGGTGTAAGCATTGCTGTATCCGATGAAGGAAGCGGATTAAAAACAGTGGAAATCTCCGAAGATGGGAAAAATTTTACCTCCCTTTATCCTAAAGAAGGCATTCTAGATTTTCAAAAAGAAGAGTTTTTCATTCCCTTCTCTCTAGAAAAGAAAATCCTATTCATTCGTGCCGAAGATGAAAGTGGCAACATTTCTAATGCGTTGATTAGTAATTAA